Below is a genomic region from Streptomyces sp. RPA4-2.
GGCCAGCAGCTCTTCCACGCGGCACTGCCCGGCTCGACCCCGGACAACGACGCCTGGATCGACCGCAAGCGCCGGGTCGTCGAGCGCTACGGCTGCTCGTCGCTCCTGGTCGGCACCCGCTTCCGCGCCAAGGGCACGACCTTCGAGGAATCCTCACGCCTCGACCCCGACACGTACGCGGCCCACGGCGGCGCGTTCCCGGTCACGGTCGAGGGCGCGGGCGTGATCGGCACCGTGGTGGTCTCGGGCCTGCCCCAACTGGACGACCACGCGATGGTGATCGAGGCCCTGACCCACTTCCTGGCCCTCTGAACCGCAGGGCCCCCGCGCCCCGCCAGGGGCACGGGGGCCCTGCGAGGGGCGCGGGGAACTGCGCGCCCAACCCCCACCGACCCGCACCCGAAACACCGACCGGGAAAGGCCGGGGGCGCAGCCCTATGCCTGTCAGGGGCGCGGGGAACTGCGCGCCCAGCCCCCACCCACCCGCAGCTCACCCACCACCCGCAGCTCCCCGCACCCCCTCACCTCACCCGGCGGAGCCCCTACGCATCGCCGAAGGCTTGCCGCTGTCGCCCCAGCCCCTCGATCTCCAGCTCCACGACATCCCCCGCCCGCAGATACGGCTTGGGCTCCGGCTGTCCCAGCGCCACCCCCGCCGGCGTACCGGTGTTGATGACGTCACCCGGGTAGAGCGTCATGAACTGACTCACGTAGCGGACCACTTCGGCGACCGGAAAGATCTGCTCGGCCGTCGTGCCGTCCTGCTTGAGCTCGCCGTTGACCCACAGCCTCAACGCCAGGTTCTGCGGATCCGGGACCTCGTCCGCGGTCACCAGCCACGGCCCCAGCGGATTGAACGTCTCGCAGTTCTTGCCCTTGTCCCAGGTGCCCCCGCGCTCGATCTGGAACTCGCGCTCGGAGACGTCGTGCGCGACCGCGTACCCGGCGACGTGCGCGAGCGCCTCCTCATGGGACGGCAGATAGCGGGCGGTACGTCCGATCACCACCGCCAGCTCCACCTCCCAGTCGGTCTTGACCGACCCGCGCGGCACGAGCACGGTGTCGTGCGGCCCGACCACCGTGTCCGCCGCCTTGAAGAAGATCACCGGCTCGGCGGGCGGCTCGGCCCCGGTCTCCCGGGCGTGGTCGTGGTAGTTCAGGCCGATGCAGACGACCTTGCCGATACGGGCGAGCGGCGGCCCGACCCGCAGCCCCGCCGCGTCCAGCGCGGGCAGCTCCCCCGACTCGGCCGCCGTACGGATCCGGCCGAGCGCCGCGTCGTCGGCGAGCAGCGGCCCGTCGATGTCCGGGACGACACCCGACAGGTCCCGGAGGGTTCCCTCGGTGTCGAGCAGCGCGGGCCGCTCCGATCCCGCCGTACCGACTCGCAGCAGCTTCATGGTCACAATCTCCCTCGATCGCGGGCAGCCGCCGATGGGTGCAGCCATCGGAGGACTGGTCGATCCTCCAAGGTGCGCGTCCAGTCCGCAAGACCCAGTTCACGGACTGGACCGCCCACCACCGTCACCCCGGCCCCCGGCCCGCGCCCTCAGGGGTACAGCACCGCCCGCTCCACCGCGCTCCACGTCGTAGTGGTCACGACGTACAGCGCGGCCGCCAGCGGCACCAACGCCACGGTGAGGAGAGTGAAATAGGAGAGGAACGGCATGAACGCGCTGACCGCGCCGAGTCCGGGGACCCGCTGCTCGCCGCCGGCCTCCGGCGCCGCGGCGGCCGTCGTCCGCTTCGTACGCCGGTAGTTGAACGTCGCGACCAGGGCGACCACCGCGAACAGACCCAGATAGACCAGCCCTTGGGCCCCGAACACCCCGCCGTCCCCGAGCGCGTCCGCGTACCGGTGGCCGAGCGGGGCGCCGAACAGCCGGTGGTTCAGCAGCCCGTTGGGGCCGTCGCCGAGCGTCGTGCCGGAGAACAGGTGGTAGAGGAGGACGAAGGCAGGTATCTGCAGAAGACCGGGCAGGCAGCCGGCCAGCGGCGACACCTTCTCCCGTGCGTGCAGTTCCAGCAGCGCCTTCTGGTACTTCTCCGGATTGCCGCCGTGCTTCTCGCGCAGCTCGGCGACCCGTGGGCGCAGCGCGGTACGCGCCCGCTGCCCCCGTGCCGACGCCCGGGACAGGGGGTGCACGAGCAGCCGTACGAGCGCGGTGATGAGAACGATCGCGGCGGCGGCCGCGGAGGCGTGGAACAGCGGCTGCAGCAGGTCGGCGACCTGCTCGACCAGAGTGCCGAAAGCGGACATGAGTGTGGACATGGATGAGCCCTCCGAGGGTCTCGTCGTGCCGGAGTCGAAGCAGATGTCGGCATGACGACCCGCGTGAGCCACGTCGGTCGTACGGAAGACAGGGAGCGTACGGAAGGGGGTGCCGTGGCCTACGCGGTGGTCGCCGGGAGGGCGGACCCCGGTGCCCGGGGACGTCTGCGCCCCGCCGCGTCCGGATCGCGCTGCGGCAGGAAGGCCGTACGGTGCTCGCGGTCACGGAGGGCCGTACGGACCCTCGTACGCGGGACGACGGGGGCGCACCGCGCGGCGAGGACGGCGCAGACCGCGATGGCGGAGCCGACCGCCGTGGTGGCGGCGAAGGCGACGGCGACGGCGGCCGAGAGGCCACCGGCGTCGAGCAGGACGACCTCGGCGAGGAAGAGGAGGAGGAGGACGAGGGGCAGGGGACGAGGGAACGGCGCGACGGCGGAGCGCATTGTCGCCCGGCGACGGATCATCGGCCACTCCCCCTCTCGCACATCCCCAGGTCCCGCCCGGCTCTCGCACGTCCCCAGATCCCGCCGGGTCGGGATCGAGCCCGGGGCCCGGCACCCTTTCGACGTCCGGGAGGGGCACGATGGTTCCCCGGGCGGGGCGTTCACGGCTACTGGCAGCGGCGCTTCTCCAGGACGCCCGGGTCCTGCGGGGACTCGACGAGGCTCACCGGGGCTCACCGGGGTTTCATGGACCGCAGCTTCCCCCACACCACCAGGCGGTACGTGGAGGTGTACTCGGGGGTGCAGGTGGTGAGGGTGATGTAGTAGCCCGGCTGGCTGTAGCCGTAGGACGGCCGGACGGTACTGCGCGGCACCGGGTCGATGACACCGCCGTCCCGCGCGGAGGTCCGCGGCAGCGTCCTGTCGACGGCGTACGTGAAGACGGCGGACGCCGTCTCGACGCGCACGGTGTCCCCGGGCCGCAGCCGGTTGATGTACCGGAACGGCTCCCCGTGGGTGTTGCGGTGCCCGGCGACCGCGAAGTTCCCGGCCTGGCCCGGCTGTTGGGAGCCCTTGTAGTGGCCGACGTACCCCTTGTTGAGGACGTCCCGTTTGCCGACGCCCTCGGCGACGGGGACACGGAGGCCGAGACGGGGGATGGTGAGGACGGCGTACGCCCGGGACCAGCGGGGTGCGGCGGGGGTGTCGGTGGACCCGGCCCGCCGTTCGCGCTCCCGGGACCCGGCGCTCCCGTCCCCGTCTCCGGCCTCCGTCTCCGCCCGCTCAGTTCCCTCGGCTCCCTCTGCTCCCTCGGAGGGGCCGGCCGGTCCCGGCGTCCCGGGTGCGCCCCACTCCCGTTCCAACGCCCGCACCTCGCGATCGGCGTTGTGCTGGGCCTGCCAGTTGGTCCACCACAACTGGTG
It encodes:
- a CDS encoding class E sortase, whose translation is MRVRVPVVRHSTLRRRALRRRVLWTGGELLVTVGVVLLLLVVHQLWWTNWQAQHNADREVRALEREWGAPGTPGPAGPSEGAEGAEGTERAETEAGDGDGSAGSRERERRAGSTDTPAAPRWSRAYAVLTIPRLGLRVPVAEGVGKRDVLNKGYVGHYKGSQQPGQAGNFAVAGHRNTHGEPFRYINRLRPGDTVRVETASAVFTYAVDRTLPRTSARDGGVIDPVPRSTVRPSYGYSQPGYYITLTTCTPEYTSTYRLVVWGKLRSMKPR
- a CDS encoding membrane protein insertase YidC, giving the protein MSAFGTLVEQVADLLQPLFHASAAAAAIVLITALVRLLVHPLSRASARGQRARTALRPRVAELREKHGGNPEKYQKALLELHAREKVSPLAGCLPGLLQIPAFVLLYHLFSGTTLGDGPNGLLNHRLFGAPLGHRYADALGDGGVFGAQGLVYLGLFAVVALVATFNYRRTKRTTAAAAPEAGGEQRVPGLGAVSAFMPFLSYFTLLTVALVPLAAALYVVTTTTWSAVERAVLYP
- a CDS encoding DUF6412 domain-containing protein; translated protein: MRSAVAPFPRPLPLVLLLLFLAEVVLLDAGGLSAAVAVAFAATTAVGSAIAVCAVLAARCAPVVPRTRVRTALRDREHRTAFLPQRDPDAAGRRRPRAPGSALPATTA
- a CDS encoding fumarylacetoacetate hydrolase family protein; translated protein: MKLLRVGTAGSERPALLDTEGTLRDLSGVVPDIDGPLLADDAALGRIRTAAESGELPALDAAGLRVGPPLARIGKVVCIGLNYHDHARETGAEPPAEPVIFFKAADTVVGPHDTVLVPRGSVKTDWEVELAVVIGRTARYLPSHEEALAHVAGYAVAHDVSEREFQIERGGTWDKGKNCETFNPLGPWLVTADEVPDPQNLALRLWVNGELKQDGTTAEQIFPVAEVVRYVSQFMTLYPGDVINTGTPAGVALGQPEPKPYLRAGDVVELEIEGLGRQRQAFGDA
- a CDS encoding heme-degrading domain-containing protein — protein: MSAPDIAELEEQERRLVLPRFTHDDAWTLGTLLVELARERRAPVAVDIRRGGQQLFHAALPGSTPDNDAWIDRKRRVVERYGCSSLLVGTRFRAKGTTFEESSRLDPDTYAAHGGAFPVTVEGAGVIGTVVVSGLPQLDDHAMVIEALTHFLAL